A genomic segment from Geminicoccaceae bacterium SCSIO 64248 encodes:
- a CDS encoding DUF736 domain-containing protein, producing the protein MAINLGTFQLFDDGVLAGKLTTLSLTVEVTVRPVERTSAKAPDHRVYTGRGVEIGAGWSQEAKSSGKRVISVTIGAPEFGERWLRGRIVQLETAGEDGTSHLLLWDPRES; encoded by the coding sequence ATGGCGATCAATCTCGGCACCTTCCAGCTTTTCGACGACGGCGTGCTGGCCGGCAAGCTCACCACGCTGTCCTTGACCGTCGAGGTGACAGTGCGTCCGGTGGAGCGCACGAGCGCGAAGGCGCCGGACCATCGGGTGTACACGGGCCGCGGCGTGGAGATCGGCGCGGGCTGGAGCCAGGAGGCGAAGAGCAGCGGCAAGCGCGTCATCAGCGTCACGATCGGCGCGCCGGAGTTCGGCGAGCGCTGGCTGCGCGGCCGCATCGTCCAGCTCGAGACGGCGGGTGAGGACGGCACGTCGCACCTGTTGCTCTGGGACCCGCGCGAGAGCTGA
- a CDS encoding AbrB/MazE/SpoVT family DNA-binding domain-containing protein, with protein MTTLSVTARGQVTFRKDVLKHLGIRPGGKIRLDLLPDGRAELRADEPDGSWDDLRNFFAGKTNGARLSIEEINDAIAEAGAAAGMAGMGKE; from the coding sequence ATGACGACGTTGAGCGTGACGGCACGTGGCCAGGTGACTTTCAGGAAGGATGTGCTGAAACACCTTGGCATCCGGCCAGGCGGCAAGATCAGGCTCGATCTGTTGCCTGACGGGCGGGCGGAGTTGAGGGCTGATGAACCGGATGGCTCCTGGGACGATTTGCGGAATTTCTTTGCCGGAAAGACGAATGGCGCACGGCTGTCGATTGAGGAAATCAACGACGCGATTGCCGAAGCGGGCGCGGCAGCGGGTATGGCGGGCATGGGCAAGGAATGA
- a CDS encoding type II toxin-antitoxin system VapC family toxin, whose product MKITADTNVLLRLVVPGDADQQKLAFEALKAADSVAISVHSLCELAWVMERSYNVARSEIAAAIRLFMNTRNAVLNRPAVEAGLAVLDAGGDFADGIIAFDGQWLGGETFVSFDKKAVKLLKGQGTTTLLLS is encoded by the coding sequence ATGAAGATCACCGCGGACACAAATGTGCTGCTACGCCTCGTCGTCCCCGGTGACGCAGACCAGCAAAAGCTTGCGTTCGAAGCGCTTAAAGCTGCCGATTCAGTGGCAATCAGCGTCCATTCGCTCTGCGAACTGGCATGGGTAATGGAGCGTAGCTACAACGTGGCTCGATCCGAGATCGCAGCCGCGATCCGCCTTTTCATGAACACGCGCAATGCCGTCCTGAATCGTCCTGCGGTCGAAGCGGGCCTAGCCGTCCTCGACGCCGGCGGCGACTTTGCTGATGGGATAATCGCTTTTGACGGCCAGTGGCTCGGTGGCGAGACCTTCGTGTCATTCGACAAAAAGGCGGTGAAACTTCTGAAAGGGCAGGGGACCACCACCCTGCTACTGTCGTAA